From the genome of Roseiconus lacunae, one region includes:
- a CDS encoding glycerol-3-phosphate dehydrogenase/oxidase has protein sequence MTVQLDRQASLEQITNRCKPWDLAVIGGGATGVSIAMDAASRGLDTVLLERFDFGSGTSSRSTKLVHGGVRYLKQGNITLVRDALRERTLLKNNAPHLVQDRAFLIPCKSVWEWMFYGIGLKLYDFLAANNNFRRSRRVSSKFALEHSPGLKPERVWGGVVYHDGQFDDTRLLINMLQTAAECGACAANYVNVDRLLKNDQGRIRGVAVTDTETGKSHDVLAKTVVNAAGPFCDEVRQLDDPGSEAMVAASQGIHLVLPIDFFPGNNAMIVPKTSDGRVIFIVPWHGHAVVGTTDTAIPKAVPEPTPQRDEIQFLLDTAAQYLTRSPTIDDVQSIFTGIRPLVKGDKSGRTASLSRDHVIRVSDTGLITITGGKWTTVRKMAEDCVDRAIEVGAIPASECKTHDLAIHGATSDTSKTRSFYGTDLQDIEKLERDEPELDERLDDALPILKSEIVWAVRREMARTIEDALGRRTRALFLNVAACQRIAPTVAKLLAQELRRDESWIDDQLKRFDKVLDHYDPKRLMK, from the coding sequence ATGACGGTCCAACTCGATCGGCAAGCCTCGCTCGAACAAATCACCAATCGCTGTAAACCGTGGGATCTGGCAGTCATCGGGGGCGGCGCAACCGGTGTCTCGATTGCAATGGACGCAGCCAGCCGCGGACTGGACACGGTGCTGTTGGAGCGATTCGATTTTGGTAGCGGAACGTCTAGCCGCAGCACTAAACTGGTCCACGGTGGCGTTCGCTATCTCAAGCAAGGCAACATCACACTGGTTCGTGACGCACTGCGAGAACGTACGTTGCTGAAGAACAACGCGCCGCACCTCGTCCAAGATCGTGCGTTTCTGATCCCGTGCAAAAGCGTCTGGGAGTGGATGTTTTATGGGATCGGTTTGAAGCTCTATGACTTTCTTGCCGCGAACAACAATTTCCGCCGCTCGCGCAGGGTGTCCAGTAAATTTGCACTCGAGCATTCACCTGGTTTGAAACCCGAGCGTGTTTGGGGTGGTGTCGTTTACCACGATGGGCAGTTCGACGACACTCGGCTTCTGATCAACATGCTGCAGACGGCTGCCGAATGTGGAGCCTGTGCCGCCAACTACGTCAACGTCGACCGCTTATTGAAAAACGACCAAGGGCGAATTCGTGGCGTTGCGGTGACGGATACTGAAACCGGGAAAAGCCACGACGTCTTAGCCAAAACAGTCGTCAATGCGGCCGGCCCATTTTGCGATGAAGTAAGGCAGTTGGACGATCCCGGCTCAGAAGCGATGGTGGCGGCGAGCCAAGGTATCCACTTGGTGCTGCCCATTGATTTCTTTCCGGGCAACAATGCGATGATCGTCCCGAAGACATCGGATGGACGCGTCATCTTCATTGTTCCTTGGCACGGACACGCGGTCGTCGGGACGACCGACACGGCAATCCCAAAAGCCGTCCCCGAACCGACGCCCCAACGTGACGAAATTCAATTTTTGCTCGATACCGCCGCACAGTATCTGACCCGTTCGCCCACGATCGACGACGTGCAAAGCATCTTCACGGGAATTCGTCCGCTCGTCAAAGGCGACAAGTCCGGCCGCACCGCGTCCCTTTCTCGTGATCATGTCATCCGCGTTTCCGATACCGGATTGATCACCATTACCGGAGGCAAGTGGACGACGGTACGCAAAATGGCTGAAGATTGTGTCGACCGAGCCATCGAGGTGGGGGCGATACCCGCGTCCGAATGTAAAACTCACGACCTCGCGATTCATGGGGCAACAAGTGATACCAGTAAGACGCGTTCGTTCTACGGGACCGATCTGCAGGACATTGAAAAGCTCGAACGCGACGAACCCGAACTCGACGAACGTCTCGACGACGCCCTCCCGATTCTCAAATCAGAAATCGTATGGGCTGTCCGCCGAGAGATGGCACGAACGATCGAAGATGCGCTTGGGCGGCGAACGCGGGCGCTATTTTTAAACGTCGCTGCTTGTCAGCGGATCGCACCAACGGTCGCCAAGTTGCTTGCGCAAGAGTTGCGTCGGGACGAATCTTGGATTGATGACCAACTGAAACGGTTTGACAAGGTGCTCGATCACTACGATCCCAAGCGTTTGATGAAGTGA